One part of the Anaeromyxobacter sp. Fw109-5 genome encodes these proteins:
- a CDS encoding sigma-54 dependent transcriptional regulator has translation MAEIPPGMPAPDEPRLEPRGGALVAGKILVVDDQKNMRATTAIVLRQGGHTVEEAEDGAAAVQRIQQETFDVVLTDLRMPSVDGMEVLRAAQRLAPETQVIVMTAYGTIESAVDAIRQGAYDFLAKPFKEDELLLRVSKALEKRRLLGEVSLLAGEFRKRYGLEHIVGRSSAMRDVLDRVVRIAPTDATVLVSGESGTGKELVARAIHVASRRGDKPFVPVNCAAITETLLESELFGHAKGAFTGAVRARRGMFEEANGGTLFIDEIGETAPGFQAKLLRALQEGEIRRVGESTPVQVDVRVIAATNQDLRRAIAERRFREDLYYRLAVVPVRIPPLRERREDVPLLAAHFLQRYNRRTAEGKTLAPEALARLVEHDWPGNVRELENAIEQAAALSPGREIREGDVQLEHARGLPAAPAEEARTLAEAVEEAERCAIEAALARCEGDLGRVARELGVSATTLWRKMKRLAIEARGAPTQP, from the coding sequence TTGGCTGAGATCCCCCCCGGCATGCCCGCCCCGGACGAACCGCGCCTGGAGCCGCGCGGCGGCGCGCTCGTGGCCGGCAAGATCCTGGTGGTCGACGACCAGAAGAACATGCGCGCCACCACGGCGATCGTGCTGCGCCAGGGGGGGCACACCGTCGAGGAGGCGGAGGACGGCGCGGCGGCGGTCCAGCGCATCCAGCAGGAGACCTTCGACGTCGTCCTGACGGACCTGCGCATGCCCAGCGTCGACGGCATGGAGGTGCTGCGCGCGGCGCAGCGGCTCGCTCCCGAGACGCAGGTCATCGTCATGACCGCCTACGGGACCATCGAGTCCGCGGTCGACGCGATCCGGCAGGGCGCGTACGACTTCCTCGCGAAGCCCTTCAAGGAGGACGAGCTCCTCCTGCGCGTCTCGAAGGCGCTCGAGAAGCGCCGCCTGCTCGGCGAGGTGAGCCTCCTCGCCGGCGAGTTCCGCAAGCGGTACGGCCTCGAGCACATCGTCGGCCGCTCCTCGGCCATGCGCGACGTGCTCGATCGTGTCGTGCGCATCGCCCCCACCGACGCCACCGTCCTCGTCAGCGGAGAGTCCGGCACGGGCAAGGAGCTCGTCGCGCGGGCCATCCACGTGGCGAGCCGCCGCGGCGACAAGCCGTTCGTGCCGGTGAACTGCGCCGCCATCACCGAGACGCTCCTCGAGTCGGAGCTCTTCGGGCACGCGAAGGGCGCCTTCACCGGCGCCGTCCGCGCCCGGCGAGGGATGTTCGAGGAGGCGAACGGCGGCACGCTCTTCATCGACGAGATCGGCGAGACCGCGCCCGGCTTCCAGGCGAAGCTCCTGCGCGCCCTGCAGGAGGGAGAGATCCGCCGCGTGGGCGAGTCGACGCCCGTCCAGGTGGACGTCCGCGTGATCGCGGCGACGAACCAGGATCTCCGCCGCGCCATCGCCGAGCGCCGCTTCCGCGAGGATCTCTACTACCGCCTCGCGGTGGTGCCGGTCCGGATCCCGCCGCTCCGGGAGCGCCGCGAGGACGTTCCCCTGCTCGCCGCGCACTTCCTCCAGCGATACAACCGCCGCACCGCCGAGGGGAAGACCCTCGCCCCCGAGGCCCTCGCGCGCCTCGTCGAGCACGACTGGCCCGGCAACGTCCGCGAGCTCGAGAACGCCATCGAGCAGGCGGCGGCGCTCTCGCCCGGGCGGGAGATCCGCGAGGGCGACGTCCAGCTCGAGCACGCGCGCGGGCTCCCCGCCGCGCCGGCGGAGGAGGCCCGTACCCTCGCCGAGGCGGTGGAGGAGGCGGAGCGGTGCGCGATCGAGGCGGCCCTGGCTCGCTGCGAGGGCGATCTCGGCCGCGTCGCGCGCGAGCTCGGCGTCTCCGCCACGACGCTGTGGCGGAAGATGAAGCGACTCGCCATCGAGGCGCGCGGGGCGCCGACGCAGCCCTGA